A single region of the Sorghum bicolor cultivar BTx623 chromosome 7, Sorghum_bicolor_NCBIv3, whole genome shotgun sequence genome encodes:
- the LOC8067799 gene encoding polycomb group protein FIE2: MAKLGPGQGLGCEAAEGSLVPSRKREYKPCGKHTEGKRPLYAIGFNFMDARYYDVFATVGGNRLTTYRCLENGSFALLQAYIDEDKDESFYTLSWARDHVDGSPLLVAAGSNGIIRVINCATEKLAKSFVGHGDSINEIRTQPLKPSLIISASKDESVRLWNVHTGICILIFAGAGGHRNEVLSVDFHPSDIERFASCGMDNTVKIWSMKEFWLYVDKSYSWTDLPSKFPTKYVQFPVLIAAVHSNYVDCTRWLGDFILSKSVDNEIVLWEPKTKEQSPGEGSIDILQKYPVPECDIWFIKFSCDFHFNQLAIGNREGKIYVWEVQSSPPVLIARLYNQQCKSPIRQTAVSFDGSTILGAGEDGTIWRWDEVDHPSTKN; this comes from the exons atggcgaaGCTGGGGCCGGGGCAGGGGCTCGGGTGCGAGGCGGCGGAGGGGTCGCTCGTGCCCAGCCGGAAGCGGGAGTACAAGCCCTGCGGCAAGCACACTGAGGGGAAGCGCCCGCTCTATGCCATCGGGTTCAACTTCATGGACGCGCGCTACTACGACGTCTTCGCCACCGTCGGCGGCAACCGC TTGACAACTTACCGCTGCCTTGAGAATGGTAGTTTTGCTCTTCTACAAGCTTACATTGATGAGGAT AAGGATGAGTCATTCTACACTCTAAGCTGGGCTCGTGACCATGTTGATGGCTCACCACTGCTGGTGGCAGCAGGAAGCAATGGGATCATTCGGGTCATCAATTGTGCTACGGAGAAGTTAGCTAAG AGCTTTGTTGGCCATGGTGACTCAATAAATGAGATAAGAACTCAACCGTTGAAGCCTTCGCTCATCATTTCTGCAAGCAAG GATGAATCTGTTAGGCTATGGAATGTCCATACAGGGATCTGTATCTTGATATTTGCTGGAGCTGGAGGTCATCGCAATGAAGTGTTGAGTGTT GACTTTCACCCTAGTGATATCGAGCGTTTTGCAAGCTGTGGCATGGACAACACTGTGAAAATCTGGTCAATGAAAG AATTTTGGCTATATGTTGACAAATCATATTCATGGACTGACCTTCCATCGAAGTTTCCAACAAAATATGTCCAGTTTCCG GTCTTGATTGCTGCAGTACACTCTAACTATGTTGACTGTACAAGATGGCTTGGTGACTTCATCCTATCAAAG AGTGTTGACAATGAAATTGTGCTCTGGGAACCAAAGACAAAAGAACAGAGTCCTGGGGAG GGAAGCATCGATATTCTTCAAAAGTACCCTGTCCCAGAATGTGACATCTGGTTCATCAAATTTTCATGTGATTTTCACTTCAATCAGTTGGCTATAG GCAATCGTGAAGGAAAAATATACGTGTGGGAAGTACAGTCGAGCCCTCCTGTCCTAATTGCTCG GCTGTATAATCAGCAATGCAAATCGCCAATAAGGCAAACTGCAGTGTCCTTCGATGGAAG CACAATCCTTGGAGCTGGCGAAGATGGCACCATCTGGCGAtgggatgaagtggatcatcCGAGCACCAAAAACTGA
- the LOC8067800 gene encoding polycomb group protein FIE1, which yields MAPSKARQKRSLPQITTIAGTGPIANSQPASSTLTKEVDQQEEQCLKEPKIPPLPPITVNVVPQQGLGCEVVEGLLVPSRKREYKSNGKYTVGNHPIYAIGFNFMDVRYYDVFATASSNSVTVYRCLENGSFGLLQAYVDEDKDESFYTLSWTINKVDRKPLLVAAGNNQIIRIINCAGEKLAKSLVGHGGSIHEIRTHASKHSLIISASKDESVRLWNVHTGVCILIFAGVGGHRHDVLSVDFHPTDVGLFASCGMDNTVKIWSMKEFWVYVEKSYSWTDNPSKFPTRHIQFPVLSAAVHSEFVDCTRWLGDLILSKSVENEILLWEPKPDKNKPGEGSVDILQKYPVPQCTLWCMKFSCDFHFNQLAVGNSKGEIYVWEVQSCPPVLIDRLSNKECKSPIRQTAVSVDGSTILGAGDDGTIWRWDEVSPSTSKTKPIQAAVATDANA from the exons ATGGCGCCTTCCAAAGCACGCCAAAAGAGGTCACTTCCTCAGATCACTACCATCGCCGGCACTGGGCCCATCGCAAACTCGCAACCCGCCAGCTCGACATTGACGAAGGAAGTggatcagcaggaggagcagtgtCTAAAGGAACCAAAGATCCCTCCATTACCGCCGATCACGGTGAATGTAGTCCCGCAACAAGGGTTGGGCTGTGAAGTGGTGGAAGGGCTACTCGTGCCTAGCCGAAAGCGAGAGTACAAGTCCAATGGCAAGTATACTGTGGGAAATCACCCAATCTATGCCATCGGGTTCAACTTCATGGACGTGCGCTACTACGACGTCTTTGCCACTGCCAGCTCCAACAGT GTGACAGTTTACCGGTGCCTTGAGAATGGTAGTTTTGGTCTTCTACAAGCTTATGTTGATGAGGAT AAGGATGAGTCATTCTATACTCTAAGCTGGACCATCAATAAAGTTGATCGCAAACCACTGTTGGTGGCTGCAGGAAACAATCAGATCATTCGGATCATCAATTGTGCAGGCGAGAAGTTAGCTAAG AGCTTAGTTGGCCATGGTGGTTCAATACACGAGATAAGGACTCATGCGTCGAAGCATTCACTCATCATTTCTGCCAGCAAG GATGAATCTGTTAGGCTATGGAACGTCCATACAGGGGTCTGCATCTTGATCTTTGCAGGAGTTGGAGGCCATCGCCATGACGTGTTGAGTGTT GACTTCCACCCTACTGATGTTGGGCTTTTTGCAAGTTGTGGCATGGACAATACTGTGAAAATTTGGTCAATGAAAG AATTTTGGGTATATGTTGAAAAATCATATTCATGGACTGACAATCCATCAAAGTTTCCAACAAGACATATCCAGTTTCCG GTCTTGAGTGCTGCAGTACACTCTGAGTTTGTTGATTGTACAAGATGGCTTGGTGACTTAATCCTGTCAAAG AGTGTCGAGAATGAAATTTTGCTTTGGGAACCAAAACCAGATAAGAATAAGCCTGGGGAG GGAAGCGTTGATATTCTTCAGAAGTACCCTGTGCCACAGTGTACATTATGGTGTATGAAATTTTCATGTGACTTTCACTTCAACCAGTTGGCAGTAG GCAACAGTAAAGGTGAGATCTATGTTTGGGAAGTACAGTCCTGCCCGCCTGTCTTAATTGATCG GCTGTCTAATAAGGAATGCAAATCACCAATAAGGCAGACTGCAGTGTCCGTTGATGGAAG TACTATCCTTGGAGCTGGCGATGATGGCACCATCTGGCGATGGGATGAAGTGAGTCCTTCGACCTCCAAAACTAAACCAATTCAAGCTGCTGTGGCCACTGATGCCAATGCCTGA
- the LOC8076535 gene encoding uncharacterized protein LOC8076535 translates to MENSGEELSSTVASHSFSGDGGNAASEESGWTSYIDYFMETQRHKEEVSRAGDPSTDDAGRCGSTSKCSSDTGVGASTWLPALEEPSTVVSRRLSLREGWRRKKVMYDESLQDTATSPISSPKLIDDLRDSDATHHQKKLNSCDEISRSKRKSTGGSDVNNGANTTIDTAIKEDSAYDNNELMRKKGLCLVPMSAFHV, encoded by the exons atgGAGAACTCAGGCGAGGAGCTCTCTTCCACGGTGGCCAGCCACTCCTTCTCCGGCGACGGCGGCAACGCCGCCTCCGAGGAGAGCGGCTGGACGTCCTACATCGACTACTTCATGGAGACACAGAGACACAAGGAGGAGGTGAGCCGTGCTGGTGATCCCTCGACTGATGATGCTGGACGGTGCGGTTCTACATCGAAGTGCAGCAGTGACACTGGAGTAGGAGCCTCCACATGGCTGCCGGCACTCGAGGAGCCGTCGACGGTGGTGTCGAGAAGGTTGAGCCTCAGGGAGGgctggaggaggaagaaggtcaTGTATGATGAGTCCTTGCAGGATACTGCCACGTCTCCTATCAGTAGCCCTAAG TTGATTGATGACTTGAGGGATTCAGATGCCACCCACCACCAGAAGAAACTAAATTCCTGTGATGAGATTTCGCGTTCTAAG CGGAAGAGTACAGGCGGCAGTGATGTAAATAATGGGGCAAACACAACAATAGACACAGCAATCAAGGAAGATAGTGCATATGACAACAATGAGCTGATGAGAAAGAAAGGCCTCTGCTTGGTCCCTATGTCTGCTTTCCACGTATAG